Proteins co-encoded in one Rhopalosiphum maidis isolate BTI-1 chromosome 2, ASM367621v3, whole genome shotgun sequence genomic window:
- the LOC113552051 gene encoding protein C12orf4 homolog: protein MNGIKDYEKKHQKIFCYTISMLKIPDGYKIEVPIHIPFEGSIEELSHRIINGFNLPLYVIEELSGELQKFVEKCSNEFYDCQTVDAIESIKNETIEVEDIVKYWEKAFQEETFSFTDNKGPSNDQLFGTAFHKLAHSGPSLDAILHIEYGYAQAVQDIMSRKCRQVTSLTKNQTQEMNYAMDGLNKYSTEDDINALALKHFDDQTLLQGKWNSRLDTLKQEQRAGYREWVMKTVEEMQGVDGLYSPIGNSPISIVTNGFTISNMSLYDMEESFTIHLGSQMKSTHNIRIMSADTLNLLSLTLEENGAVVHHPQRLQTVLELYSQDLKGLVLFIDTNNLDFYSGLAKEFFDICEGSTEFHFDSLQDQLEIIKSDLKVAVENRKCKGPVSNFLSPELQARRNKSKLLQCGDVYITKHSNLASVHLVFHMVIDDSLKSGDINSRHPVILGLRNILKTACSYDITMITIPLFLTHEMTEDMTVPWCQKRAELVLKCVKGFMIESVSLGGSELKTIQFLVPKGISEEVFGILATMVPTIFRVSTPLVFESSGPGIESQTKNKKSTKSKQNSKSK, encoded by the exons ATGAATGGGATTAAAGATTACGAGAAAAAACATCagaaaattttttgttatacaatttctATGCTTAAAATTCCTGATGGTTATAAGATTGAAGTGCCAATTCATATACCATTTGAAGGTAGTATAGAAGAATTAAGTCATAGAATTATAAATGGGTTTAATTTACCATTATACGTCATagaag AACTATCGGGCGAGTTacaaaaatttgttgaaaaatgttCTAATGAATTTTATGACTGTCAAACAGTTGATGCTAtagaaagtattaaaaatgaaaccaTTGAAGTTGAAGACATTGTTAAATATTGGGAAAAGGCATTTCAAGAG GAAACTTTCTCATTCACTGATAATAAAGGACCTAGTAATGATCAATTGTTTGGTACCGCATTTCATAAATTAGCTCATTCAGGACCTTCTTTGGATGCTATTCTTCATATTGAATATGGTTACGCCCAAGCAGTCCAAGATATCATGAGTAGAAAATGTAGACAAGTTACATCTTTGACAAAAAA tCAAACCCAAGAAATGAATTATGCCATGGATGGGTTGAATAAGTACAGTACTGAAGATGATATTAATGCTTTAGCACTAAAGCACTTTGATGACCAAACATTACTTCaa gGTAAATGGAATAGTAGACTTGATACATTGAAACAGGAACAACGTGCAGGGTATAGAGAATGGGTTATGAAAACAGTAGAAGAAATGCAAGGAGTTGATGGATTGTATTCTCCTATtgg gaaTTCTCCTATTAGTATTGTGACAAATGGATTTACCATTTCAAATATGTCGTTATATGATATGGAAGAAAGCTTCACTATACATCTTGGGTCACAAATGAAATCTACCCATAATATTCGCATTATGTCAGCAGATACTTTAAATCTTCTAAGCTTAACTTTAGAAGAAAacgg agcagTTGTTCATCATCCTCAAAGGTTACAAACAGTATTAGAATTATATTCTCAAGATCTTAAAGgtcttgttttatttattgatacaaaTAACTTAGATTTCTACTCTGGTCTAGCAAagg agttttttgatatttgcGAAGGTAGTACAGAATTTCATTTTGATTCTTTACAGGATCAATTAGAAATTATCAAATCTGATCTTAAAGTGGCTGTTGAAAATCGGAAGTGCAAGGGACcagttagtaattttttatctcCAGAGTTACAG GCTCGAcgaaataaatcaaaactttTACAATGTGGTgatgtttacattacaaaaCATTCAAATCTTGCTTCAGTTCATCTCGTATTTCACATGGTTATTGATGATTCATTAAAATCAG GTGATATTAACTCCAGACATCCAGTAATCTTAGGATTAAGGAATATATTGAAAACAGCTTGTTCATATGATATTACTATGATAactattccattatttttgaCTCATGAAATGACTgag gataTGACTGTTCCTTGGTGTCAGAAACGAGCAGAACTAGTTTTAAAGTGTGTAAAAGGATTTATGATAGAATCTGTATCTTTAGGTGGATCAGAGCTAAAAACTATTCAGTTCCTAGTTCCAAAA ggAATATCTGAAGAAGTGTTTGGAATACTAGCAACAATGGTTCCAACTATATTCAGAGTATCTACTCCACTTGTGTTTGAATCATCAGGACCAGGAATTGAGTCACAAACCAAGAACAAAAAGAGTacaaaaagtaaacaaaacTCTAAATccaagtaa
- the LOC113551057 gene encoding 60S ribosomal protein L18a gives MKAKGDLKEYEVIGRKLPTEKEKTTPLYKMRIFAPDRIVAKSRFWYFLRQLKKFKKSTGEIVSLKQVTDKSPTKIKNFGVWLRYDSRSGTHNMYREYRDTTVASAVTKCYRDMGARHRARAHAIQIIKVEVVKAKNTRRPHVKQFHDSDIRFPLPHRVEGKRRRYNTFSIRRPTTSFL, from the exons atgaAAGCCAAGGGAGAT ttgAAAGAATATGAGGTCATCGGACGCAAATTGCCGACCGAGAAAGAAAAGACTACACCTTTATATAAGATGAGGATTTTCGCTCCAGATCGCATTGTTGCCAAATCTCGATTTTGGTATTTCTTAAGACAACTTAAGAAGTTTAAGAAGAGTACAGGTGAAATTGTATCTTTGAAACAA gttacTGATAAATCgccaacaaaaattaaaaactttggaGTGTGGTTACGTTATGATTCAAGATCAGGTACACACAACATGTACCGTGAATACAGAGATACCACTGTTGCTAGCGCTGTAACTAAATGCTACAGAGATATGGGCGCAAGACACAGAGCCAGAGCTCATGCTATccag atcattAAAGTGGAAGTTGTGAAAGCTAAGAACACCAGAAGACCACATGTGAAACAATTCCACGACAGTGATATTCGTTTCCCTCTACCTCACCGCGTTGAAGGAAAACGTCGTCGTTATAACACATTCTCTATTCGACGCCCAACAACCAGTTTCTTGTAa
- the LOC113553640 gene encoding uncharacterized protein B0303.7, whose product MANWTAFTSDSSPKVPNRPAPPPPKVNKPLTQSRLAKVLSLKHSKSLNGFQQPVKKKPPPRPPPPKFAQTPKSQGKAGLSSLIGFKAKHTTQTPWVAKPNEISKFSSNTQMVGCLIDLDSPQTSPTSTHKSSSDGNSVDSFNSDFGPWKGSQAESSGFEDDFDLLCSNADMDYFKNRFSIESSLPPPSLPPPMLPPDALNVLLNGPQLPPRPNKLQTELSKSQSKCIAQFDYMSGHVDDLAFKKGDEILITRCVNDEWLEGTLNEHTGMFPISYVEITEPLPKESLTNQEIRKVIAVFSFKPECWEDLSIQEGDQIQVLRRIDENWLYGECNGSKGQFPSNFVTELPDDL is encoded by the exons ATGGCCAATTGGACTGCTTTCACTTCCGACAGTT cACCAAAGGTGCCAAATCGTCCCGCTCCCCCGCCGCCCAAAGTGAATAAGCCTTT aaCTCAATCAAGATTAGCAAAAGTATTATCATTGAAACATTCAAAATCACTCAATGGTTTTCAACAACCTGTCAAGAAGAAACCTCCTCCTAGACCACCTCCCCCAAAATTTGCACAAACACCTAAAAGTCAA ggtaAAGCTGGTTTGTCATCTTTAATTGGATTTAAAGCAAAGCATACTACTCAGACACCTTGGGTTGCAAAACCCAATGAAATCTCTAAATTTTCAAGTAATACTCAGATGGTGGGGTGTCTCATAGACTTAGATTCACCTCAAACTTCTCCTACATCTACTCataa atctaGTAGTGATGGAAATAGTGTTGATAGCTTCAACAGTGATTTTGGGCCCTGGAAAGGTTCACAAGCTGAAAGTAGTGGTTTTGAAgatgattttgatttattatgttcCAATGCAGATatggattattttaaaaaccgcTTTTCAATTGAAAGTTCATTACCACCACCTTCATTACCTCCACCAATGTTACCACCAGATGcccttaatgtattattaaatggtCCTCAATTACCTCCAAGACCGAATAAGTTG CAAACCGAACTGTCGAAATCACAGTCAAAGTGTATTGCTCAATTTGATTACATGTCTGGTCATGTAGATGATCTAGCTTTTAAG AAAGGTGATGAGATTCTCATCACACGATGTGTCAATGATGAATGGTTAGAAGGTACATTGAACGAGCATACTGGAATGTTTCCCATTAGTTATGTTGAAATAACTGAACCATTACCCAAGGAATCTCTGACCAATCAAGAAATCCGTAAAGTAATAGCtgtgttttcatttaaaccAGAATGTTGGGAAGATCTAAGTatacaa GAAGGTGATCAAATTCAAGTATTAAGAAGAATTGATGAAAATTGGTTGTATGGAGAATGTAATGGATCTAAAGGCCAATTTCCATCAAATTTTGTCACTGAACTACCTGATGATTTGTAA